A genomic window from Candidatus Eremiobacterota bacterium includes:
- a CDS encoding pilus assembly protein N-terminal domain-containing protein produces the protein MKPLAWFMTFVAALAIASPSFAQPLAAISLPAGRSTTIEAPGLTRVAVGDGRIAGVVPIGTSQVIVNAKAPGHTTVLVWTRDGRHEYDVTVTEQTLDDLAQMLRTTLNEPSVSVEPIGRALVVKGDVADQAHANRIADVLSRFALYAKNQKYDIVDAVTVSRPLGEVQNEIARETGARDVHVDYDNKGNVMVSGRVRDRAAAEMVLQRVRGLAGANLAVDGKIVDRLILDVNQQVDTHVYVLEVDRTALTQLGIRLQSAQVNPGGTITYGDPNFPFFDNPGATGPNGESGVSIATGQALNIARGRFIRTAFLAPTIDALIRNGDARVLSAPELVAMPGSQANFLVGGEVPYVVTSGIGSINVQFKEYGVRLNVTPTILPDGAVDSKITPEVSDLDFQNGIVAGGILLPSFKTSRITTDVVTKAGQSIIMAGLLRRQETRNIDKIPGLGDLPVLGKLFRSTRYQKAETDVIFVMTPEVVTL, from the coding sequence ATGAAACCGCTGGCTTGGTTCATGACCTTCGTCGCGGCGCTCGCGATCGCTTCACCTTCGTTCGCGCAGCCGCTCGCAGCGATCTCTCTCCCCGCCGGACGCTCGACGACGATCGAAGCGCCCGGGCTCACGCGCGTCGCGGTCGGTGACGGCCGGATCGCCGGCGTCGTCCCGATCGGCACCTCGCAAGTCATCGTCAACGCGAAGGCGCCCGGCCACACGACCGTGCTCGTGTGGACGCGCGACGGGCGGCACGAGTACGACGTCACCGTCACCGAACAGACGCTCGACGATCTGGCGCAGATGCTGCGCACGACGCTCAACGAGCCGAGCGTGAGCGTCGAGCCGATCGGCCGCGCGCTGGTCGTCAAAGGCGACGTCGCCGATCAGGCGCACGCGAACCGCATCGCCGACGTGCTGAGCCGGTTCGCGCTCTACGCGAAGAACCAGAAGTACGACATCGTCGACGCGGTGACGGTCTCGCGCCCGCTCGGCGAGGTGCAGAACGAGATCGCGCGCGAGACCGGCGCACGCGACGTGCACGTCGACTACGACAACAAAGGCAACGTGATGGTGAGCGGCCGCGTGCGCGACCGGGCCGCCGCGGAGATGGTGCTCCAGCGCGTCCGCGGGCTCGCCGGCGCGAACCTGGCCGTCGACGGCAAGATCGTCGACCGGCTGATCCTCGACGTGAACCAGCAGGTCGACACGCACGTCTACGTGCTCGAGGTCGACCGGACCGCGCTCACGCAGCTCGGGATCCGGCTCCAGAGCGCGCAGGTGAACCCGGGCGGCACGATCACCTACGGCGATCCGAACTTCCCGTTCTTCGACAATCCCGGTGCGACCGGGCCGAACGGCGAGAGCGGCGTCAGCATCGCGACCGGGCAGGCGCTCAACATCGCGCGCGGCCGCTTCATCCGCACGGCGTTCCTCGCGCCCACGATCGACGCGCTGATCCGCAACGGCGACGCGCGGGTCCTCTCGGCGCCCGAGCTCGTCGCAATGCCCGGCTCGCAGGCCAACTTCCTGGTCGGCGGCGAGGTGCCGTACGTCGTCACCAGCGGGATCGGCTCGATCAACGTGCAGTTCAAGGAGTACGGCGTGCGCCTCAACGTCACGCCGACGATCCTGCCCGACGGGGCGGTCGACTCGAAGATCACCCCCGAAGTGAGCGATCTCGACTTCCAGAACGGGATCGTCGCCGGTGGGATCCTGCTGCCCTCGTTCAAGACCAGCCGCATCACCACCGACGTGGTGACCAAAGCCGGCCAGAGCATCATCATGGCCGGCCTGCTGCGGCGCCAGGAGACGCGCAACATCGACAAGATCCCGGGCCTCGGCGACCTGCCGGTCCTCGGAAAGCTCTTCCGCTCGACGCGCTACCAGAAGGCGGAGACCGACGTGATCTTCGTCATGACCCCCGAGGTCGTCACCCTATGA
- a CDS encoding Flp family type IVb pilin yields MMSCFAAMLRDEGAASMTEYALVLALIAVVCIVALNGVYNAVSATLNGVSDKLTAVQSGP; encoded by the coding sequence ATGATGAGTTGTTTCGCCGCGATGCTGCGCGACGAAGGCGCCGCCTCGATGACGGAGTACGCGCTCGTGCTCGCGCTGATCGCGGTCGTCTGCATCGTCGCGCTGAACGGGGTCTACAACGCCGTCTCGGCGACGCTGAACGGCGTCAGCGACAAGCTGACGGCGGTGCAAAGCGGGCCGTGA
- a CDS encoding pilus assembly protein yields MRFSRGAAIPETAVSLGVVLTLLFGTLELGLIGLAQLGGDGAAFVAAHASVLGNDPNAAIAGPFPLVAQSASVNLQRTNPDPSQVAVDYQLGDQSNRHGGVQIVRPAQTQATITNSGVGIGDVLSKTNLSSAAIEANMMVSGFGFDLDGSPLNSSTTYADQKPYFADDGNAPPYFIGFKFLYHCRPAAHAGCTNTTSGDMWSGGFAEILDGSNWSSAANGIGPNGVYQAMALHQRIYATIAAQLDAAEANVVAGDGTGTVLDPSLPCMQTVNGWDTQVTVGVPLGSTDTSKNPLNPMFEQPGCS; encoded by the coding sequence GTGAGGTTCTCGCGCGGGGCCGCGATCCCGGAGACCGCGGTGTCGCTGGGAGTCGTGTTGACGCTGCTCTTCGGAACGTTGGAGCTGGGGCTGATCGGCCTCGCGCAGCTCGGCGGCGACGGCGCGGCGTTCGTCGCCGCGCACGCCTCGGTGCTCGGCAACGATCCGAACGCGGCGATCGCCGGACCGTTCCCGCTCGTCGCGCAGAGCGCGTCGGTGAACCTGCAGCGCACCAACCCCGACCCCTCGCAAGTCGCGGTCGACTATCAGCTCGGCGACCAGTCGAACCGCCACGGCGGCGTGCAGATCGTGCGCCCCGCGCAGACGCAGGCGACGATCACGAACAGCGGCGTCGGGATCGGTGACGTCCTCTCGAAGACGAACCTCTCGAGCGCGGCGATCGAGGCCAACATGATGGTCTCCGGGTTCGGCTTCGACCTCGACGGCTCGCCGCTCAACTCTTCGACGACGTACGCCGACCAGAAACCGTACTTCGCCGACGACGGCAACGCGCCGCCGTACTTCATCGGCTTCAAGTTCCTCTACCATTGCCGGCCCGCCGCGCACGCCGGCTGCACGAACACGACGAGCGGCGACATGTGGTCGGGCGGCTTCGCCGAGATCCTCGACGGCAGCAACTGGTCGAGTGCGGCGAACGGGATCGGCCCGAACGGAGTCTACCAAGCGATGGCGCTGCACCAGCGCATCTACGCCACGATCGCCGCGCAGCTCGACGCCGCCGAAGCGAACGTCGTCGCGGGCGACGGGACGGGGACCGTCCTCGACCCGAGCCTGCCGTGCATGCAGACGGTGAACGGCTGGGACACGCAGGTCACGGTCGGCGTCCCGCTCGGCTCGACCGACACCTCGAAAAACCCGCTCAACCCGATGTTCGAGCAGCCCGGATGTTCCTGA
- a CDS encoding pilus assembly protein, which translates to MRFVVMRARGQALIETAIALPVFLLVMFGVVWAMQAGVLGERVELVARYGGMVSARINPYQQYSVYAAYSAAAGAPLPTSCVTPPPDLIGNAGPLAAPATATQPFWQPAAGSTATGATCGKVLSNSSDLSAPMLLGRTAITVEAANESPAMLAPLFGPQRERIATLNQFESPDMATLIGCYAELQAAFEHSVDPTTDTSTPSVPSVIGTPASGPLALSC; encoded by the coding sequence GTGCGCTTCGTCGTGATGCGCGCCCGCGGCCAGGCGCTGATCGAGACCGCGATCGCGCTGCCGGTGTTCCTGCTAGTGATGTTCGGCGTCGTGTGGGCGATGCAGGCGGGCGTGCTCGGCGAGCGCGTCGAGCTCGTCGCGCGCTACGGCGGGATGGTCTCCGCGCGGATCAACCCGTACCAGCAGTACAGCGTCTACGCCGCCTACTCGGCGGCGGCCGGCGCGCCGCTGCCGACCTCGTGCGTCACGCCGCCGCCGGACCTGATCGGAAACGCGGGCCCGCTGGCCGCGCCGGCGACGGCGACGCAGCCGTTCTGGCAACCGGCGGCGGGGAGCACCGCGACCGGTGCGACGTGCGGCAAGGTCCTCTCGAACAGCTCCGATTTGAGCGCGCCGATGCTGCTCGGCCGCACCGCGATCACCGTCGAGGCGGCGAACGAGTCGCCGGCGATGCTGGCCCCGCTCTTCGGGCCGCAACGCGAGCGGATCGCGACGCTGAACCAGTTCGAGTCGCCCGACATGGCGACGCTCATCGGCTGCTACGCCGAGCTGCAGGCTGCCTTCGAGCACTCCGTCGACCCGACCACCGACACCTCGACGCCGTCGGTCCCGAGCGTGATCGGCACGCCGGCCTCGGGTCCGCTGGCGCTCTCGTGCTGA
- a CDS encoding ABC transporter permease, producing the protein MNTLAVVFNAEFVRRIRSRAFVAGTLIGAVSIVLIAMLPALVGGMLSSSSKKIVLAGDPALTATARTLLKRDFTVVAMLPKLDGPPSAQFLDAHDKASAVAVLARSGEGLRVTAYARDPSAFRDTFAADLAPIQIALATGAPVQRVAAHSTVPVEVHDVSGRFANASAADAAKGIAYLFVMLLYLAILLNAQSIMTSVAEEKTSRIAELLVATLDPARLLAAKILAAAATGFIQLGVWVAAGMLSGRAVTTLFARGDEAASTPLFGSLSVSSGEILAFLAFFAVGFAQYGVLYAAAASLINRTEDLGSVAGPLVVPVVLGIILAQIGLQFPNSPSVLVCSLLPLISPFVMFTRIAVSNVPAWQVVLSLAINVATAVLLAWLSGRVYRVGLLLYGRPPSIKQIVATLRA; encoded by the coding sequence GTGAACACGCTGGCCGTCGTCTTCAACGCCGAGTTCGTGCGGCGCATCCGCTCGCGCGCGTTCGTGGCCGGGACGCTGATCGGCGCGGTCAGCATCGTCCTGATCGCGATGCTGCCCGCGCTGGTCGGCGGGATGCTCTCGAGCTCGAGCAAGAAGATCGTGCTGGCCGGCGACCCGGCGCTCACCGCGACGGCGCGCACACTGCTCAAGCGCGACTTCACCGTCGTCGCGATGCTGCCGAAGCTCGACGGCCCGCCGAGCGCGCAATTTCTCGACGCGCACGACAAGGCGTCGGCGGTCGCCGTCCTCGCGCGCAGCGGCGAAGGTTTGCGCGTGACCGCCTACGCGCGCGATCCCTCCGCCTTCCGCGACACGTTCGCGGCCGACCTCGCACCGATCCAGATCGCGCTCGCGACCGGAGCGCCGGTGCAGCGCGTCGCCGCGCACTCGACCGTGCCGGTCGAGGTGCACGACGTCTCGGGACGGTTCGCGAACGCGAGCGCAGCCGACGCGGCGAAAGGGATCGCGTACCTGTTCGTCATGCTGCTGTACCTCGCGATCCTGCTGAACGCGCAGTCGATCATGACCTCGGTCGCCGAGGAGAAGACGAGCCGCATCGCCGAGCTGCTGGTCGCGACGCTCGATCCGGCGCGGCTCCTCGCCGCGAAGATCCTCGCCGCCGCCGCGACCGGGTTCATCCAGCTCGGCGTCTGGGTCGCGGCCGGGATGCTCTCCGGCCGCGCGGTGACGACGCTCTTCGCGCGCGGCGACGAGGCTGCGAGCACGCCGCTGTTCGGCTCGCTCTCGGTCTCGTCGGGCGAGATCCTGGCGTTTCTCGCCTTCTTCGCGGTCGGCTTCGCGCAGTACGGCGTGCTCTACGCGGCCGCCGCGTCGCTGATCAACCGCACCGAGGACCTCGGCAGCGTCGCCGGACCGCTCGTCGTCCCGGTCGTGCTCGGAATCATCCTGGCGCAGATCGGGTTGCAGTTTCCGAACAGCCCCAGCGTGCTGGTCTGCTCGCTGCTGCCGCTGATCTCGCCGTTCGTGATGTTCACCCGGATCGCGGTCTCCAACGTGCCGGCGTGGCAAGTCGTGCTCTCGCTCGCGATCAACGTCGCGACCGCCGTGCTGCTGGCGTGGCTTTCCGGCCGGGTCTACCGCGTCGGTCTGCTGCTGTACGGCCGGCCGCCCTCGATCAAGCAGATCGTCGCGACGCTGCGCGCGTAG
- a CDS encoding ATP-binding cassette domain-containing protein has translation MGTLVLSNVARSFGEVVAVRDVSFSVPPGSTFGLLGPNGAGKTTTMRMILGILIPDRGSVTWDGAPVDLRVRRRFGYLPEERGLYGKLKVREQIAYFGRLHGVPPPDDVARADAWIERLGLTEFAERPCAELSKGNQQKVQVACAALHDPELLVLDEPFSGLDPVNAETLLEALRALKAGGTSLILSSHQMWQIEDLCESFCVIADGTMRARGTLRELRAAWPTRIVEVEPVAEQLRGILDATPGARALAEADRPALAYELPADADTAALLRRLVAAGDVTRFERVDPSLRDIYLRAIGAAA, from the coding sequence GTGGGTACTCTGGTCCTCTCCAATGTCGCTCGCTCGTTCGGCGAGGTGGTCGCGGTCCGCGACGTGTCGTTCTCCGTGCCTCCCGGCAGCACGTTCGGGCTGCTCGGCCCGAACGGCGCCGGCAAGACCACGACGATGCGGATGATCCTCGGGATTTTGATCCCCGACCGCGGCAGCGTCACCTGGGACGGCGCGCCCGTCGATCTGCGCGTGCGCCGGCGCTTCGGCTACCTGCCGGAAGAGCGCGGACTCTACGGCAAGCTCAAAGTGCGCGAGCAGATCGCGTACTTCGGCCGCTTGCACGGCGTGCCGCCGCCGGACGACGTCGCGCGCGCCGACGCGTGGATCGAGCGGCTCGGGCTGACGGAGTTCGCCGAGCGCCCGTGCGCCGAGCTCTCGAAAGGAAACCAGCAGAAGGTGCAGGTCGCGTGCGCGGCGCTGCACGATCCCGAGCTGCTCGTGCTCGACGAACCGTTCTCCGGGCTCGATCCGGTCAACGCGGAGACGCTGCTCGAAGCGCTGCGCGCGCTCAAAGCGGGCGGCACCTCACTGATTCTCTCCTCGCACCAGATGTGGCAGATCGAGGATCTGTGCGAGTCGTTCTGCGTGATCGCGGACGGGACGATGCGCGCGCGCGGGACGCTGCGCGAGCTGCGCGCGGCGTGGCCGACGCGCATCGTCGAGGTCGAGCCGGTCGCCGAGCAGCTGCGCGGGATTCTCGACGCGACGCCCGGCGCGCGGGCGCTCGCCGAAGCGGACCGTCCGGCGCTCGCCTACGAGCTGCCCGCCGACGCCGACACCGCGGCGCTGCTGCGGCGGCTGGTCGCGGCCGGCGACGTGACGCGCTTCGAGCGCGTCGACCCGAGCTTGCGCGACATCTACCTGCGCGCGATCGGAGCGGCGGCGTGA
- a CDS encoding 3-hydroxybutyrate dehydrogenase gives MLSIDLHGRVSFVTGGARGIGRACAEALAQAGASIALVDLDGAGAEETARETAARFGVVARAYACDVRDPAAIRAAVDRAAADFGGLDHVVNNAGVQFVAPVAEFPEERYADVRAIDLDSVFHTSKAAWPHFVARGGGRIVNVASVQGLIGSPFKIAYVAAKHGVVGMTKVLAIEGAEINVTANAICPGAVMTDLVRNQAAGLVQSYGGGISEEEALKRAFLDAMPSKRFIEPPEVGALCAYLCSDYAKSITGAPISIDGGWAAH, from the coding sequence TTGCTTTCGATCGATCTACACGGCCGCGTCAGTTTTGTAACGGGCGGCGCTCGCGGAATCGGGCGCGCGTGCGCGGAGGCGCTCGCGCAAGCGGGCGCTTCCATCGCGCTCGTCGACCTGGACGGCGCGGGCGCGGAGGAGACCGCGCGAGAGACCGCGGCGCGCTTCGGCGTCGTCGCGCGCGCGTACGCGTGCGACGTGCGCGATCCGGCCGCGATTCGCGCGGCGGTCGATCGCGCCGCGGCGGACTTCGGCGGGCTCGACCACGTCGTCAACAACGCCGGCGTGCAGTTCGTCGCGCCGGTCGCCGAGTTTCCCGAGGAGCGGTACGCCGACGTTCGCGCGATCGATCTCGACAGCGTCTTCCACACCTCGAAAGCCGCCTGGCCGCACTTCGTCGCGCGCGGCGGCGGCCGCATCGTGAACGTCGCCAGCGTCCAAGGCCTCATCGGCTCACCGTTCAAGATCGCGTACGTCGCGGCCAAGCACGGCGTCGTCGGGATGACGAAGGTGCTGGCGATCGAAGGTGCCGAGATCAACGTCACCGCCAACGCGATCTGCCCGGGTGCGGTGATGACCGATCTCGTCCGCAATCAAGCCGCCGGGCTGGTGCAGTCCTACGGCGGTGGGATCAGCGAGGAAGAAGCGCTGAAGCGCGCGTTCCTCGACGCGATGCCCTCGAAGCGCTTCATCGAGCCGCCCGAGGTCGGCGCGCTGTGCGCGTACCTGTGCAGCGACTACGCCAAGTCGATCACCGGCGCGCCGATCTCGATCGACGGTGGCTGGGCGGCCCACTGA
- a CDS encoding metallophosphoesterase, with protein sequence MTKVGVVSDTHFPRFGRALPRALERGLRRAGVARILHLGDLTDLLAVPLFEAIAPFDAVAGNNDGPEIRARFGRRKVVRIEDVRVGMVHGDGKRGTSASRALAAFDQGEVDVVLFGHSHRPFTAREAGVLIGNPGSPTDKRLNPLFSYAILTVDGAKARFGLKFYLSRAV encoded by the coding sequence GTGACGAAGGTCGGCGTCGTCAGCGACACCCACTTCCCGCGCTTCGGGCGCGCCTTGCCGCGCGCGCTGGAGCGCGGGCTGCGGCGTGCCGGCGTCGCGCGCATCCTGCACCTCGGCGATCTGACCGATCTGCTCGCGGTCCCGCTGTTCGAAGCGATCGCGCCGTTCGACGCGGTCGCGGGCAACAACGACGGTCCGGAGATTCGCGCGCGCTTCGGCCGGCGCAAGGTCGTGCGGATCGAGGACGTCCGCGTCGGAATGGTTCACGGGGACGGCAAGCGCGGGACGAGCGCGTCGCGCGCCCTCGCCGCGTTCGACCAAGGAGAGGTCGACGTCGTGCTGTTCGGCCACAGCCACCGGCCGTTCACCGCCCGCGAGGCCGGCGTCCTGATCGGCAACCCCGGCTCGCCGACCGACAAGCGCCTCAACCCGCTGTTCTCGTACGCGATCTTGACCGTCGACGGCGCGAAGGCGCGCTTCGGCTTGAAGTTTTACCTGTCCCGAGCGGTGTAG
- a CDS encoding helix-turn-helix transcriptional regulator has product MRSTQRANLTGVPGVLQKADELYKAGEYEAILRLLRNARLDRRDERVLSAIYQARAALTLDRPKEVAPILQRASKEVNGAEETVLVRMLLGSALTRTEQREEGEAMLEDAAALAQRSAPQHVGEVGYYRALSRWSSDRVDEAEAIVEAALPHAADYARSRLLQLAGWIDTRRENYASAARKFTEALAALNESDIRDVKGRARILNALAIIAAETIDLRLGRLVRREYEASTWSNDTRIERYLVLGFLAWLSLLEGNVVRAWDERQRGLTLTVDTAHHATALVMARYVATIVGDRFSAERYLELAGALLLRGDQVDLDVDHRSALLAYAIAAPPENVETARRVLALYDRTSPRRTEMLALEGDRRLDVYAQYARGRVLVAEGNVSRGVDELERSFDAFMQLGYRLRAALVANDLRTVTGEERYAKAGLDALRNAPKAWLRDALQRDAPADPLGQLTRAQRRVLRELCTGKKAREIAAGFDRSFNTINNHTRAVFSAFGVRSRASLVAECARLGILDDVKALR; this is encoded by the coding sequence GTGCGAAGCACGCAGCGCGCGAACCTGACCGGCGTCCCCGGCGTGCTGCAGAAGGCGGACGAGCTCTATAAGGCGGGCGAGTACGAAGCGATTCTGCGCTTGCTGCGCAACGCGCGCCTCGACCGGCGCGACGAGCGCGTGCTTTCGGCGATCTATCAAGCGCGCGCGGCGCTCACGCTGGACCGGCCGAAAGAGGTAGCACCAATCCTGCAGCGTGCGTCCAAAGAAGTGAACGGGGCGGAGGAGACGGTGCTGGTGCGCATGCTTCTCGGCTCCGCGCTGACCCGCACGGAGCAACGCGAAGAAGGCGAAGCGATGCTGGAGGACGCCGCCGCGCTCGCGCAGCGCTCGGCGCCGCAGCACGTCGGCGAGGTCGGCTATTACCGCGCGCTCAGCCGCTGGAGCAGCGACCGCGTGGACGAAGCGGAAGCGATCGTCGAAGCGGCGCTTCCGCACGCCGCCGATTACGCGCGCTCACGCCTCCTGCAGCTCGCCGGCTGGATCGACACCCGCCGCGAAAACTACGCGTCTGCGGCGCGCAAATTCACCGAAGCGCTTGCCGCGCTGAACGAGTCCGACATCAGGGACGTCAAGGGTCGCGCGCGCATTCTGAACGCGCTTGCGATCATCGCCGCGGAGACGATCGATCTTCGTTTGGGGCGGCTCGTGCGGCGTGAGTACGAAGCGAGCACGTGGTCCAACGACACGAGGATCGAGCGCTACCTCGTTCTGGGTTTTCTCGCTTGGCTCTCGCTGCTCGAGGGCAACGTCGTGCGGGCCTGGGACGAACGACAACGAGGCCTGACGCTCACCGTCGACACCGCCCATCATGCCACGGCACTCGTCATGGCGCGGTATGTCGCGACGATCGTCGGTGACCGGTTCTCCGCCGAGCGCTATTTGGAGCTTGCCGGCGCGCTGCTCTTGCGCGGCGATCAAGTCGACCTCGACGTCGACCACCGGAGTGCGCTGCTGGCGTACGCAATCGCCGCGCCGCCGGAGAACGTTGAAACGGCTCGCCGCGTTCTGGCGCTCTACGATCGTACGAGCCCTCGCCGGACTGAGATGCTCGCACTTGAAGGCGACCGGCGGCTCGACGTGTACGCGCAGTATGCACGCGGAAGAGTCTTGGTTGCCGAAGGGAATGTATCACGTGGAGTCGACGAGCTTGAACGGTCGTTCGACGCGTTCATGCAGCTCGGCTACCGTTTGCGCGCAGCGCTCGTGGCGAACGACTTGCGCACCGTCACCGGTGAAGAGCGCTATGCCAAGGCCGGGCTGGATGCGCTTCGCAACGCACCGAAGGCATGGCTTCGCGATGCGCTTCAGCGGGATGCCCCCGCCGATCCGCTCGGACAGCTTACCCGTGCGCAGAGGCGCGTTCTTCGTGAGCTTTGCACCGGCAAGAAGGCGCGTGAGATCGCAGCGGGTTTCGACCGCAGCTTCAATACGATCAACAACCACACGCGAGCGGTCTTTTCGGCGTTCGGCGTGCGCAGCCGTGCTTCGCTCGTCGCGGAATGCGCGCGACTCGGCATTCTCGACGACGTGAAAGCGCTGCGCTGA
- a CDS encoding DUF1232 domain-containing protein encodes MALLRLLLTSRRTLARAYALARDARVPMRLKLLALAGAVFILSPLNILGDIPLLGILDDAALLAVLLAWFVRAAAPWTAQAAAQAAIAERSFYPGRG; translated from the coding sequence ATGGCTCTCCTTCGACTGTTGCTGACGTCCCGGCGCACGCTCGCCCGCGCGTACGCCCTCGCGCGTGACGCGCGAGTGCCGATGCGCCTCAAGCTGCTGGCGCTGGCCGGTGCGGTCTTCATCCTCTCGCCGCTCAACATCCTGGGCGACATCCCGCTCCTCGGGATCTTGGACGATGCCGCGCTGCTCGCGGTGCTCCTCGCCTGGTTCGTCCGCGCCGCCGCGCCGTGGACCGCTCAAGCGGCCGCGCAGGCCGCCATCGCAGAACGATCGTTCTACCCCGGCCGCGGCTAA
- a CDS encoding DUF885 domain-containing protein, translated as MIPREPQDDAGWIARSDRLAEPVVALYALAAPEASSQLGLSPADTATTDLSEGWRERLHAAAAHAETALRAAESSETEPRVREDVAILLHAVDDVTRMLAVYDAHLVQLVDVARTAFVGIRVLLDEQNPPERKRLALRRLRRYAGLDGTLPLASAAEAETRARLAQRGLLGPYDVEVRTALTLGPVLLDGIEGLLRASGFGGWAGPYERFRAQCAAYARFLETELLPRARSDHRLPPEVYAYWLRHVGVDIGPDELAARAHAAFDAIAAEMQALAPRVAAERGFGSHDYRDVIRDLKRDQIRGDAGAIVDFYRRRLEEIEAIVRRENLVTLPERPARIRISSLAESAETPAAHMNPAPLVGNTGQVGEFVLPLEAPPAPGETKAERSDDFTHDAVTWTLTAHEARPGHEVQFDRMLGGGQSLARAVFAFNSVNVEGWALYAETIVLPYMPLAGQLCSLQMRLHRAARAFLDPELQRGTRTPAEAQQFLEREIVYSSPFARGEVERYTFRAPAQATSYFYGYTKFIALRGEAEAALGARFAPRAFHDFILEQGLIPPDALRRAVLERFVPRSAAAS; from the coding sequence GTGATCCCTCGGGAGCCGCAGGACGACGCCGGCTGGATCGCGCGCAGCGACCGGCTCGCCGAGCCGGTCGTCGCGCTCTACGCGCTCGCCGCGCCGGAAGCGTCCTCACAGCTCGGCCTGAGCCCGGCCGACACCGCAACCACCGACTTGAGCGAAGGCTGGCGCGAGCGGCTTCACGCCGCCGCGGCGCACGCCGAAACGGCGCTGCGCGCGGCGGAATCGTCCGAGACCGAGCCGCGCGTCCGGGAAGACGTCGCGATCCTGCTGCACGCGGTCGACGACGTGACGCGCATGCTCGCGGTCTACGACGCTCACCTCGTGCAGCTCGTCGACGTTGCGCGCACCGCGTTCGTCGGGATCCGCGTCCTGCTCGACGAGCAGAACCCGCCCGAGCGCAAGCGGCTCGCGCTGCGGCGTCTGCGGCGCTACGCCGGGCTCGACGGCACGCTTCCGCTCGCGAGCGCCGCCGAAGCGGAGACGCGCGCGCGGCTCGCGCAGCGCGGACTGCTCGGACCGTACGACGTCGAGGTGCGCACCGCGCTCACGCTCGGCCCGGTCTTGCTCGACGGGATCGAAGGGCTGCTGCGCGCCTCCGGCTTCGGGGGCTGGGCAGGGCCGTACGAACGCTTTCGCGCGCAGTGCGCGGCGTACGCGCGCTTCCTCGAGACCGAGCTGCTGCCGCGCGCGCGCAGCGACCACCGCCTTCCGCCGGAGGTGTACGCGTACTGGCTGCGGCACGTCGGCGTCGACATCGGCCCCGACGAGCTCGCCGCGCGCGCGCACGCCGCGTTCGACGCGATCGCAGCGGAGATGCAAGCGCTCGCGCCGCGCGTCGCGGCGGAGCGCGGCTTCGGCTCGCACGACTACCGCGACGTGATCCGCGACCTGAAGCGCGACCAGATCCGCGGCGACGCCGGCGCGATCGTCGACTTCTACCGCCGCCGCCTCGAAGAGATCGAGGCGATCGTGCGGCGCGAGAACCTCGTTACGTTACCCGAGCGCCCGGCCCGGATCCGCATCTCCTCGCTCGCCGAGAGCGCCGAGACGCCGGCGGCGCACATGAATCCCGCGCCGCTGGTCGGCAACACCGGTCAAGTCGGCGAGTTCGTGCTTCCGCTCGAAGCGCCGCCCGCGCCCGGCGAAACCAAAGCGGAGCGCTCCGACGACTTCACCCACGACGCGGTCACGTGGACGCTCACCGCGCACGAAGCGCGTCCGGGTCACGAAGTGCAGTTCGACCGCATGCTGGGCGGCGGGCAGTCGCTGGCGCGCGCGGTCTTCGCGTTCAACTCGGTCAACGTCGAAGGCTGGGCGCTCTACGCCGAGACGATCGTGCTGCCGTACATGCCGCTCGCCGGACAGCTCTGCTCGCTGCAGATGCGCTTGCACCGCGCGGCGCGCGCGTTTCTGGATCCCGAATTGCAGCGCGGCACGCGGACGCCCGCCGAAGCGCAGCAGTTTCTGGAGCGCGAGATCGTCTACTCCTCACCGTTCGCGCGCGGCGAGGTCGAGCGCTACACCTTCCGCGCCCCGGCCCAGGCGACGTCGTACTTCTACGGCTACACCAAGTTCATCGCGCTGCGCGGCGAGGCGGAGGCCGCGCTCGGCGCGCGCTTCGCGCCGCGCGCCTTCCACGACTTCATCCTGGAACAAGGACTGATCCCGCCCGACGCGCTGCGCCGCGCGGTGCTCGAGCGTTTCGTTCCGCGCAGCGCGGCCGCGTCTTAG